From a single Senegalia massiliensis genomic region:
- a CDS encoding sensor histidine kinase, whose protein sequence is MKFKKDNYYLLDRIWILFIINFVANIIVFIYLLFNIETINNYIALALWFIFIIGTTYISYKWVYEPHKKIAKVLKLFYKGDIFKGVFSLRVHISHETYKTFAKFREIIDTKELIEGSKKHAEYLALQNQINPHFLYNTLEAIRSEALIEEVDSIADMTESLATFFRYTISNISKLVTLSDELENVKNYYKIQKFRFDDKINLNIKYEIDDIGQVLGAKIPKLTLQPICENAIFHGLETKVGKGEITLRIRATEKRLIILISDNGIGIDEKKVDKINKKLRGASLEYMKKDSNNQGGIALINVNNRIKLIFGDEYGIYMYSRLGAGTDVEITIPFVLD, encoded by the coding sequence ATGAAATTTAAAAAAGATAATTATTATTTATTAGATAGAATATGGATACTTTTTATTATTAATTTTGTAGCAAATATTATAGTTTTTATATATTTATTATTTAATATTGAAACTATAAATAATTATATTGCTTTAGCATTATGGTTTATTTTTATAATTGGAACAACTTATATCTCATATAAATGGGTGTATGAACCACATAAAAAAATAGCAAAAGTTTTAAAGTTATTTTATAAGGGAGATATATTTAAAGGTGTATTTAGTCTTAGAGTGCATATAAGTCATGAAACATATAAAACCTTTGCGAAGTTTAGAGAAATAATAGATACAAAAGAACTTATAGAAGGCTCCAAAAAACATGCTGAATATTTAGCACTTCAAAACCAAATTAATCCTCATTTTCTATATAATACCCTTGAAGCAATACGAAGTGAGGCTTTAATAGAAGAAGTAGATAGTATAGCAGATATGACAGAGTCTCTAGCAACATTTTTTAGATATACAATTTCAAACATATCTAAACTTGTTACTCTTAGTGATGAATTAGAAAATGTGAAAAATTATTATAAGATTCAAAAGTTTAGATTTGATGATAAAATAAATTTAAATATTAAATATGAGATAGATGATATAGGACAAGTATTAGGAGCTAAAATTCCTAAATTAACTTTACAACCTATTTGTGAAAATGCAATTTTTCATGGATTGGAAACAAAAGTTGGTAAAGGTGAAATAACTTTAAGAATTAGAGCTACTGAAAAAAGACTTATTATTTTAATATCAGATAATGGTATAGGAATTGATGAAAAAAAAGTTGATAAAATAAATAAAAAACTTAGAGGAGCATCCTTAGAATATATGAAGAAAGATAGCAATAATCAAGGTGGTATAGCCTTGATTAATGTAAATAATAGAATAAAGCTTATTTTTGGTGATGAATATGGTATTTATATGTATAGTAGATTAGGTGCTGGAACTGATGTTGAAATAACTATACCCTTTGTATTAGATTAA
- a CDS encoding ATP-binding cassette domain-containing protein, producing the protein MNGEILRIENVSRKIDGITYLDNINFNIRKGEILGLLPLDNHGKEQLIELIIKNLNIDYGRVYFDEKLVNYYEYSDMQYNEVYVIDKNTKLISELKVIDNIYVLNNTLNQFIINENILSKKAKAIFEYFDLDINPDKYISDLSQFEKVVVETIKAVINGAKLIILNELSNFLSINELYNFQKLIKYYSNKDISFLYMANHHEEAFKICNRVCLLEDGKIVKVIEKNDYSDEIMLPYIVEFDSNTNSKISDNENIIIGFEDFTTTNIYKLNIRINKGECITILDKDNKGIQDIVEFLKGNLTLIDGNIIFNRKTIKSIRDLNSLIENEILFIPENPIDNFLFFNMSYLENLMFLLEQKLNNNLSFRKKIKRLKENYKLLEDVNINENDISNLSKKSLYDLIYFKVYEFKPKLIFLMQPFSGADMYLRARIIQLINKLKNEGITIIILAVSISDTLIVSDRLITIKDDSVF; encoded by the coding sequence ATGAATGGAGAAATTTTAAGAATAGAAAATGTTAGTAGGAAGATTGATGGCATTACCTATTTAGATAATATAAATTTTAATATAAGAAAAGGAGAAATATTAGGATTATTGCCTCTTGATAATCATGGTAAAGAACAGCTTATTGAGTTAATTATTAAAAATTTAAATATTGATTATGGAAGAGTATATTTTGATGAAAAGCTTGTAAATTATTATGAATATAGTGATATGCAATATAATGAGGTTTATGTTATTGATAAAAATACAAAATTAATCTCTGAGTTAAAAGTTATTGATAATATTTATGTATTAAATAATACTCTAAATCAATTTATTATAAATGAAAATATATTAAGTAAAAAAGCAAAGGCTATTTTTGAATATTTTGATTTAGATATTAATCCAGATAAGTATATTTCTGATTTATCTCAATTCGAGAAAGTTGTTGTTGAGACTATAAAGGCTGTTATAAATGGTGCTAAATTAATAATTTTAAATGAATTATCTAATTTTCTAAGTATAAATGAGTTATATAATTTTCAGAAGTTAATTAAATATTACTCTAATAAAGACATTTCTTTTCTTTACATGGCAAATCATCATGAAGAAGCATTTAAGATATGTAATAGGGTTTGTCTTTTAGAAGATGGAAAAATAGTAAAAGTAATAGAAAAAAATGATTATTCTGATGAGATTATGTTACCTTATATAGTGGAGTTTGACAGTAATACAAATTCTAAAATATCAGATAATGAAAATATAATTATTGGATTTGAAGATTTTACTACTACTAATATTTATAAGCTCAATATAAGGATAAATAAAGGTGAATGTATAACCATACTTGATAAAGATAATAAAGGAATTCAAGATATAGTTGAATTTTTAAAGGGGAATTTGACACTTATTGATGGTAATATAATTTTTAATAGAAAAACAATTAAATCTATAAGAGATCTTAATTCTCTTATAGAAAATGAAATATTATTTATACCAGAAAATCCAATAGATAATTTTTTGTTTTTTAATATGTCTTATTTAGAAAATCTAATGTTTCTTTTAGAACAAAAGTTAAATAATAATCTTTCATTTAGAAAGAAAATAAAAAGACTTAAAGAAAATTATAAATTGTTAGAAGATGTAAATATAAATGAAAATGATATTTCTAATTTAAGTAAAAAATCTCTATATGATTTAATATATTTTAAAGTTTATGAATTTAAACCTAAATTAATTTTTCTAATGCAGCCTTTTTCTGGTGCAGACATGTATTTAAGAGCTAGAATAATTCAATTAATAAATAAACTAAAAAATGAAGGTATAACAATTATAATTCTTGCTGTAAGTATATCAGATACTTTAATTGTATCAGATAGGCTTATAACTATAAAAGATGATAGTGTTTTTTGA
- a CDS encoding sugar ABC transporter ATP-binding protein has product MSNYAVKIENVSKSFPGVKALDNVSFKLKSGEVLALLGENGAGKSTLMKILSGVYTKDSGTINIFGETIEDMNPVKAQELGIAIIHQELNMCDHLTVAQNIFLGREISKKGVLSEKKMNIEAKEILNKLNIAIDPETLVGDLSVSKQQMVEIAKALSTNAKILIMDEPTSALTSKEIDDLFKIIKKLKSEGHGIVYISHRLEELEHIVDRVTVLRDGQYITSLDFKDTTLKEIISYMVGREIKEKFPRIKSDVGKKIFEVKNLSAGNLVRDINFSVFKGEIVGIAGLMGAGRTEMTRAIFGADSKSSGKIFIDGVEVRVNKPIDAIKSGIVLAPEDRKNDGLCTKLSIRENISLPNLDLLAHKFGIVNSKKEEEMIQKAVENLDIRLASAEVNADSLSGGNQQKVVVGKWLSRNSRIVIFDEPTRGIDVGSKVEIYNLMNELKSKGIGVLFVSSEMPEVLGISDRILVMAEGKITKELDIKDATQNIILEYATKFDKKINNEQINKVEANM; this is encoded by the coding sequence TTGAGTAATTATGCTGTTAAAATAGAAAACGTTTCCAAAAGTTTTCCAGGTGTTAAGGCACTTGATAATGTATCATTCAAACTGAAATCTGGGGAAGTTTTAGCTTTGCTTGGCGAAAATGGAGCAGGAAAATCTACTCTTATGAAAATATTGTCAGGAGTTTATACAAAAGATAGTGGTACTATAAATATATTTGGTGAAACTATTGAAGATATGAATCCAGTTAAAGCACAGGAATTAGGTATTGCAATTATACATCAAGAGTTAAATATGTGTGATCATTTAACTGTAGCTCAAAATATTTTTTTAGGTAGAGAGATATCTAAAAAGGGTGTTTTGTCTGAGAAAAAGATGAATATAGAAGCAAAAGAAATATTAAATAAATTAAACATAGCTATAGATCCAGAGACTTTAGTAGGAGACTTATCTGTATCAAAGCAACAGATGGTTGAAATCGCAAAGGCTCTATCAACTAATGCAAAAATACTTATTATGGACGAACCTACATCTGCTTTAACTTCTAAAGAAATAGATGATTTGTTTAAAATAATAAAAAAATTGAAATCTGAAGGTCATGGAATAGTATATATATCTCATAGATTAGAAGAATTAGAACATATAGTAGATAGGGTTACTGTATTAAGAGATGGACAATATATTACTTCTTTAGATTTTAAAGATACTACACTTAAAGAAATTATATCCTATATGGTTGGAAGAGAAATAAAAGAAAAATTTCCTAGAATCAAAAGTGATGTAGGGAAAAAAATATTTGAAGTTAAAAATTTAAGTGCTGGTAATTTAGTAAGAGATATTAATTTTTCAGTATTTAAAGGAGAAATAGTTGGAATAGCTGGTTTAATGGGTGCAGGAAGAACTGAGATGACTAGAGCAATATTTGGAGCAGATTCTAAAAGTTCAGGAAAAATTTTCATTGACGGTGTTGAAGTAAGGGTTAATAAACCTATAGATGCTATTAAGTCAGGGATAGTTCTTGCTCCAGAAGATAGAAAAAATGATGGCTTATGTACAAAGCTTAGTATAAGAGAAAATATTTCTCTTCCAAATCTTGATTTATTAGCTCATAAATTTGGTATAGTGAATAGCAAAAAGGAAGAAGAAATGATTCAAAAAGCAGTAGAAAATTTAGATATAAGACTTGCAAGTGCTGAAGTCAATGCAGATAGTCTATCTGGTGGAAATCAACAAAAAGTTGTAGTAGGCAAATGGCTCTCAAGAAACTCAAGAATTGTAATTTTTGATGAACCTACAAGAGGAATTGATGTAGGATCTAAAGTTGAAATTTATAATTTAATGAATGAATTAAAAAGCAAGGGGATTGGAGTACTTTTTGTTTCTTCTGAGATGCCAGAAGTATTAGGTATTAGTGATAGAATTTTAGTTATGGCTGAAGGTAAAATAACTAAAGAACTTGATATAAAAGATGCTACACAGAATATTATTTTAGAGTATGCTACTAAATTTGACAAAAAGATTAACAATGAACAGATTAACAAAGTGGAGGCGAATATGTAA
- a CDS encoding ABC transporter permease, producing the protein MGQVITVSIGLVALVIVFGLLNPTFFSSRNISNLLRQIAPIILIGVGQSYVLITANIDLSIGSVVGMSTMISATLMSKGMDPLTAVFITFIAALGVGLLNGLLISKAKLPSFIATLGTMTIARGIAQIVNNNYNTDSIGSHADGFRDLFYYGETFGLYNTIWIALGIWLVFNFILSRTRTGRHIYAVGSNMSAAHLSGVNISSTITKAYVVSSVCAATVGLITTATSGMGTMDAGTSYELYAVAASVIGGISTLGGQGILLGTVVGASIWGVLQNGLQFAGAPVAIRNIVIGIIVIVSVLLDIVVRANKNKSKSNQKAKS; encoded by the coding sequence ATGGGCCAAGTAATTACAGTTTCAATAGGACTTGTAGCATTAGTCATCGTATTTGGATTATTAAACCCAACTTTTTTCTCTAGTAGAAATATATCAAACTTATTAAGACAAATTGCACCAATTATACTTATAGGTGTAGGTCAATCATATGTGTTGATTACTGCAAATATAGATTTGTCAATAGGTTCAGTTGTAGGAATGAGTACTATGATTTCTGCTACATTGATGTCAAAAGGTATGGATCCTTTGACTGCTGTATTTATAACTTTTATTGCAGCTCTAGGAGTAGGATTATTGAATGGATTACTTATATCAAAGGCTAAGCTTCCATCATTTATAGCAACATTAGGTACTATGACTATAGCAAGGGGTATTGCACAAATTGTTAATAATAACTATAATACAGATTCTATTGGATCACATGCTGATGGATTTAGGGATTTATTTTATTATGGAGAAACATTTGGACTATATAATACAATTTGGATAGCATTAGGAATCTGGTTAGTGTTTAACTTTATTCTTAGTAGAACTAGAACAGGTAGACATATATATGCAGTAGGTAGCAATATGAGTGCTGCACACCTTTCAGGAGTTAATATATCTAGTACCATCACAAAAGCATATGTAGTAAGTTCTGTTTGTGCTGCAACAGTAGGTCTCATAACTACAGCTACAAGTGGTATGGGAACTATGGATGCAGGTACTTCATATGAATTATATGCAGTAGCAGCTTCTGTAATAGGAGGTATAAGTACATTAGGAGGACAAGGAATACTTTTAGGAACTGTAGTGGGAGCATCTATATGGGGAGTATTACAAAATGGGCTCCAATTTGCTGGTGCACCTGTAGCTATCAGGAATATAGTAATAGGTATTATTGTTATTGTATCTGTTCTTCTTGACATAGTTGTAAGGGCTAATAAAAATAAATCTAAGTCTAATCAAAAAGCAAAATCTTAA
- a CDS encoding ABC transporter substrate-binding protein: MKKKILAMMLIAFLSITVIVGCSDDSDSGSGDSHKVYLITMDQMDQHWVSVDEGAKEAADELGNVDYEWLAPDVKDDAKQIESINNAIAGGAEAILLAANGPDAVTQALKEAEKEGIKIVYVDSPADFPAVQTLATDNEAAGKLAGEEMKKALEEKGINAGKIGVVSVNASTDSTIQREKGFRSAFEGTDFEILETQYGDGDAAKSKDIAANYITQDVVGIFGGNEGSTVGTGNAIKEAGGDVIGVGFDKSDTILQMIEEGHILATMSQNPDVMGYEGVKTAVDALEGKEINKEYVDTGVSVINKEALKN; encoded by the coding sequence ATGAAAAAGAAAATATTAGCAATGATGTTAATTGCATTTCTTAGTATAACAGTAATAGTAGGGTGTTCTGATGATTCAGACAGTGGTAGTGGTGATTCTCACAAAGTATATCTAATAACTATGGATCAAATGGATCAACATTGGGTATCAGTAGATGAAGGAGCTAAAGAAGCAGCAGATGAATTAGGTAATGTAGATTATGAATGGTTAGCACCTGACGTAAAAGATGATGCAAAACAAATAGAAAGTATAAATAATGCAATTGCAGGTGGAGCTGAAGCAATATTATTAGCAGCTAATGGACCAGATGCTGTAACTCAAGCACTTAAGGAAGCAGAAAAAGAAGGTATAAAAATTGTTTATGTTGATTCACCAGCTGATTTTCCAGCAGTTCAAACTTTAGCAACAGATAATGAAGCAGCAGGAAAACTTGCAGGGGAAGAAATGAAAAAAGCATTAGAAGAAAAAGGTATTAATGCAGGTAAAATTGGTGTAGTAAGTGTTAATGCATCTACAGATTCTACTATACAAAGAGAAAAAGGTTTTAGAAGTGCATTTGAAGGAACAGATTTTGAAATATTAGAAACTCAATATGGAGATGGTGATGCAGCAAAATCAAAAGATATAGCTGCTAACTATATAACTCAAGATGTAGTAGGAATATTTGGTGGAAATGAAGGTTCTACTGTTGGAACTGGAAATGCTATAAAAGAAGCAGGTGGAGACGTTATAGGAGTAGGTTTTGATAAATCTGATACAATATTACAAATGATTGAAGAAGGACATATACTTGCTACTATGTCACAGAATCCTGATGTAATGGGTTATGAAGGAGTAAAGACAGCAGTAGATGCACTTGAAGGAAAAGAAATTAATAAAGAATATGTAGATACAGGTGTTTCTGTAATAAATAAAGAAGCTCTTAAAAATTAA